A section of the Carya illinoinensis cultivar Pawnee chromosome 12, C.illinoinensisPawnee_v1, whole genome shotgun sequence genome encodes:
- the LOC122288993 gene encoding zinc transporter 11-like, translating into MSRFFLFFSLLLLVFLSASAHSGHDDGDSDAIEPDLRSRPLILTKIWCLIIIFIATFVPGVSPYFFKWNEGFLILGTQFAGGVFLGTALMHFLSDANKTFEHLTTKDYPFAYMLACAGYLLTMIADCVISYVYGKGNGAGSGAADLEHQGGVEQGKSINNGLTSQAQHQVHHGSVAAVDSLGDSILLIVALCFHSVFEGIAIGVADTKANAWKALWTITLHKIFAAIAMGIALLRMIPNRPLLSCAAYAFAFAISSPIGVAIGIVIDATTQGAVADWIFVISMGLACGVFIYVSINHLLAKGYIPQKTVTADTSSLKFFAVLLGIGVIAVVMIWDT; encoded by the exons ATGTCtcgcttcttcctcttcttctccctcctcctcctcgtcttCCTCTCCGCCTCCGCTCACAGCGGCCACGACGATGGCGACAGCGACGCAATCGAGCCCGACCTTCGCTCCAGGCCTTTGATACTGACTAAGATATGGTGCTTGATAATTATCTTCATAGCCACTTTCGTCCCCGGCGTTTCCCCTTACTTCTTCAAGTGGAACGAGGGCTTCTTGATTCTCGGGACGCAGTTTGCTGGCGGTGTTTTCTTGGGCACGGCGCTGATGCACTTTCTCAGCGACGCCAACAAGACTTTCGAGCACTTGACTACAAAAGATTACCCGTTTGCTTACATGTTGGCTTGCGCCGGCTACTTGTTGACCATGATTGCTGATTGTGTTATCTCCTACGTGTATGGCAAGGGAAACGGTGCTGGGTCCGGTGCTGCAGATCTCGAGCATCAAG GTGGAGTTGAGCAAGGGAAAAGTATTAATAACGGCTTGACTTCACAAGCACAGCATCAG GTCCATCATGGCTCCGTTGCTGCTGTGGATTCACTTGGTGATAGCATTTTGTTGATTGTCGCCTTGTGTTTCCATTCTGTCTTTGAGGGTATTGCGATTGGAGTTGCCGATACAAAAGCTAATGCCTGGAAAGCCTTATGGACAATCACTTTGCACAAGATATTTGCAGCCATTGCCATGGGTATTGCTCTCCTCCGCATGATTCCGAACCGTCCTCTCTTGTCATGTGCTGCCTATGCTTTTGCATTCGCCATTTCAAGTCCAATCGGTGTGGCCATTGGAATCGTTATAGATGCCACAACTCAGGGTGCTGTGGCAGATTGGATCTTTGTCATATCAATGGGTCTAGCATGTGGAGTTTtcatctatgtatccataaaccACCTACTAGCAAAAGGCTATATACCACAGAAGACTGTCACGGCAGACACATCCTCTCTCAAGTTTTTTGCAGTGTTGTTAGGCATTGGGGTTATAGCTGTTGTGATGATTTGGGACACCTGA
- the LOC122288995 gene encoding zinc transporter 11-like, with amino-acid sequence PHTRNASLLRILSLLLLLFLSGHGDGDSDSDNNSDATYHDLDLRSKPLILAKIRCLIIIFIATFVAGVSPYFFKWNEGFLILGTQFAGGVFLGTALMHFLSDANKTFEDLTTKDYPFAYMLTCAGYLLTMLADCVISYVYGKGNGVGSSAADLEHQGGVERGKGINNGVTSQAQHRVHRGSFAAVGSLGDTILLIVALCFHSVFEGIAIGVADTKADAWKALWTITLHKIFAAIAMGIALLRMIPNRPFLSGAAYAFAFAISSPIGVAIGIIIDATTQGAVADWVFAISMGLACGVFIYVSINNLLSKGYIPQKNVTADTPSLKFFAVLLGIGVIAVVMIWDA; translated from the exons CCTCACACTCGCAATGCCTCGCTTCTTCGTATCCtctccctcctcctcctccttttccTCTCCGGCCACGGCGATGGCGACAGCGACAGCGACAACAACAGCGACGCAACCTACCACGACCTTGACCTTCGCTCCAAGCCTTTGATACTGGCTAAGATACGGTGCTTGATAATTATCTTCATAGCCACTTTCGTCGCCGGCGTTTCCCCCTACTTCTTCAAGTGGAACGAGGGCTTCTTGATTCTCGGGACGCAGTTTGCTGGCGGTGTTTTCTTGGGCACGGCGCTGATGCACTTTCTCAGCGACGCCAACAAGACTTTCGAGGACTTGACTACAAAAGATTACCCGTTTGCTTACATGTTGACTTGCGCCGGCTACTTGTTGACCATGCTTGCTGATTGTGTTATCTCCTACGTGTATGGCAAGGGAAACGGTGTTGGGTCCAGTGCTGCTGATCTCGAGCATCAAG GTGGAGTTGAGCGAGGGAAAGGTATTAATAACGGCGTGACTTCACAAGCACAGCATCGG GTCCATCGTGGCTCCTTTGCTGCTGTGGGTTCGCTTGGGGATACCATTTTGTTGATTGTCGCATTGTGTTTCCATTCTGTCTTTGAGGGTATTGCGATTGGAGTTGCAGATACAAAAGCTGATGCCTGGAAAGCCTTATGGACAATCACTTTGCACAAGATATTTGCAGCCATTGCCATGGGCATTGCTCTCCTCCGCATGATTCCAAACCGTCCTTTCTTGTCAGGTGCAGCCTATGCTTTTGCATTCGCCATTTCAAGTCCAATCGGTGTGGCCATTGGAATCATTATAGATGCCACAACTCAGGGTGCTGTGGCAGATTGGGTCTTTGCCATATCAATGGGTCTAGCATGTGGAGTTTtcatctatgtatccataaacaACCTACTATCAAAGGGTTATATACCACAGAAGAATGTCACGGCAGACACACCCTCTCTCAAGTTTTTTGCAGTGTTGTTAGGCATTGGAGTTATAGCTGTTGTGATGATTTGGGACGCTTGA
- the LOC122288990 gene encoding mitochondrial import inner membrane translocase subunit TIM50-like isoform X2 produces MNKIARAVKKACIYFTAYTLDEIDVKTRALRSSVNFNTTDDASAVEKFKGLLYSAAMTVPAKAIELYLEMGRLIEEQVQSFAEPYAEKLLPDLHPAERHVFTLVLDLQETLIHYDWTREKGWQTLKRPGVDSFLEHLAQFYEIVVYSDEQSMFVDPVVERLDPKHCIRYRLSKGATKYQNGIHYRDLSKLNRDPGKILYLSGHALEGCLQPENCVPVKPWKQHETDDTALLDFIPFLEFVARTSPPDIRPVLASYQGCEIPTEFIRRSKDYQRRMEEQKQHGRLWRR; encoded by the exons TGAAGACGAGGGCATTACGATCATCAGTGAATTTCAATACGACGGACGATGCCTCGGCAGTTGAA AAATTTAAAGGTTTGCTTTACTCTGCTGCAATGACAG TGCCTGCTAAAGCAATTGAGCTTTACTTGGAAATGGGGAGGCTGATTGAAGAGCAAGTTCAG AGTTTTGCTGAACCATACGCAGAGAAGCTTCTTCCAGATTTGCATCCTGCAGAGCGACATGTTTTTACACTTGTTCTAGATCTGCAAGAGACCCTGATTCACTATGATTGGACG CGAGAGAAAGGCTGGCAAACTCTCAAAAGACCTGGagttgattctttcttggaacATCTGGCTCAGTTCTATGAAATTGTTGTATATTCTGATGAGCAGAGTATG TTTGTAGATCCTGTTGTAGAAAGGCTGGATCCTAAGCATTGCATACGATATAGGCTATCTAAGGGCGCTACCAAGTACCAGAATGGGATCCATTACAGA GATCTTTCAAAGCTTAACAGAGATCCTGGAAAGATTCTTTATTTGAGTGGACATGCACTGGAAGGTTGCCTTCAACCAGAGAACTGTGTTCCTGTCAAGCCATGGAAGCAGCATGAGACAGATGATACAGCTCTTTTGGATTTTATACCATTTCTTGAAT TTGTTGCCCGTACCAGTCCACCTGATATCAGACCAGTACTGGCATCGTACCAAGGGTGTGAGATCCCAACAGAGTTCATTAGGCGTTCTAAAGACTATCAGAg GCGAATGGAAGAACAGAAGCAGCATGGTCGTTTATGGAGGCGTTGA